Part of the Permianibacter fluminis genome, TGAGAACATCATCGCGGCACAGAGCTGCTGCTGTTTGATGATGTCGAGATAGCCGTTAACCGGATTTTCGACTACTGCTGCAGTAATGACTTTGCGATTCGGCCGCGAAGCCGTGTAGCCATTGGCGCGCAAAGCTCGGTTTACCAGTGATGCCGGAAACTCATCAGCTCCCGTTGCGGGTCGGCGGACCAAACGAAGTGTCATCAAGCGGCCCTCCGTGTGACGTGAGCGACATTCACCGGCGCGAACGGCTCATACACACCGACCAAGGCGCGCATCCGAAAATCGGGGTGAAACGGGTTGTCTTCATTCTTGGCGCCAGGCCAGACATAGCGCTGAAACGACAGCTCCAAGTGCTCACGGCTGATGAAATCAGCACCATTTTCGAGCGCGATATCGCCGGCCAGGCCCACCACTTTGTTGAGGTAATCGATCAAGCCATTTGAGGCAAACCACAACGGCAACAACAGGTTTTCGGTTGAGATGCGCTGAGTTTGCTCAAACGGCAGCATCGCCTCCAACTTGCGGAGGTAGCGAAAGAACTCCTGCTGATCTGTGGCAGTCTCGACCGAGAACGGCTTGATGACATGGTCCAGATTGAAGCGCCGGCGGAACTGTTCGTTGGATTGGCGAATCAACCCCGTACGCGGCAGGCCAACCAGCACAAGAGACACTGGTAGGTCTTCGAGCAAAACTTTCAGCCAATCACCCATTTCGGCAACAGCATCTTGACCGCGGCGGTCAATGAAGTGCTGGAACTCATCAAGCACGATCACTTTCGTCTTGCAGCCCTGCAACAGTGTACGTAGCTGTTTGGTGAGCTGGTCCTGGTCGGGTCGGCCCAACACCACGGCGCCCATCGCGCCAATGACATTTCGGGCGACCGATTTGGCGGTGGGTCGAGACGGTAAGGTGGCGCATACCACCGGAATTTCGTCGCCTTCGGGGCCATTACTAATCGGATGGTTCTGTCGAAATATTCGGCAAAGCGTCGACTTGCCGGTACCGGACTCCCCGCACAGCGTGGCGTTAAGCGTCCCGTTCGACTGATAAATCATTTCGAGAGTATCCAGCGCGCGCGCGAATCCTCTATGGAGAACAGGCGTGTGCGAAACAGCGGCTTCAATGTGCTTGTAACAATTAACCGAACTCATGATTACACCCCCTCGCTTAGTTTGCTTCGCAATCGATAAGGACTTTTGGGGCCTGTGCGGCAGCGACCTGCTGCTGCGTCAAGCCTTTGCGATTCCGTGCGGCCTTACGCTCACCTTCGAGTTTGGCCTTCTGAGTGCGCTGGCTAAGCTTGGTTTGTGCGGCCATGTCATCGATCGTGTCGACCAGACGAGCGGTTGCATGCGCCTCTTCCATATCAGAACCCTTACGCTTTGCTTTCAGACGCAATTTGTGTTCGTACAGGCTGAGGCCGACATACTGTTCATGGTGTACGGCTTGAACCAGGACAAAGTCCTTTGAACCGGTCGGCGCGACAAATACAGAGGTCAGATCATCCGGGTAGTACCGGACGTCAACGACGATCGTTTCGCCGTACCGCTTGCGTATTTCCTGTAGCTCTGGACTGTTGTATTGGATGGAATGAAGTTCAACGCCTTTGTGGCTGAGGGTGCGCGTCGTGAATTC contains:
- a CDS encoding TniB family NTP-binding protein, which translates into the protein MSSVNCYKHIEAAVSHTPVLHRGFARALDTLEMIYQSNGTLNATLCGESGTGKSTLCRIFRQNHPISNGPEGDEIPVVCATLPSRPTAKSVARNVIGAMGAVVLGRPDQDQLTKQLRTLLQGCKTKVIVLDEFQHFIDRRGQDAVAEMGDWLKVLLEDLPVSLVLVGLPRTGLIRQSNEQFRRRFNLDHVIKPFSVETATDQQEFFRYLRKLEAMLPFEQTQRISTENLLLPLWFASNGLIDYLNKVVGLAGDIALENGADFISREHLELSFQRYVWPGAKNEDNPFHPDFRMRALVGVYEPFAPVNVAHVTRRAA